One Burkholderia sp. WP9 genomic window, GCCGACGGCATAGAGCCCGGCCAGGTCAGTGCGTCCTGCCAGATCGGTTACGACGCCGCCGCACGTGTAGTGCGCGGCCGGCACGACCGGAATCGCTTCCTTGGTGATGTCGATGCCGAATTCCAGGCAGCGCGCCAGAATTGTCGGGAAGTGTTCACGCAGGAATTCCGGCGGTTGATGGCTGATGTCCAGATACACGCAATCAATGCCACGCTTCTTGATTTCGAAGTCGATCGCCCGCGCGACGATATCGCGCGGCGCGAGTTCGGCGCGTTCGTCGTGGTTCGGCATGAAGCGCGTGCCGTCCGGCAGTTTGAGAATGCCGCCTTCGCCGCGTACTGCTTCCGAAATCAGAAACGACTTCGCATATGGATGAAACAGGCAGGTCGGATGGAACTGGATGAACTCCATATTCGACACGCGGCAACCGGCCCGCCACGCCATCGCAATGCCGTCGCCGGTCGCGGTGTCGGGATTCGTGGTGTAGAGATACACCTTGCCGGCGCCGCCAGTGGCGAGCACGGTATGCGGCGCCTCGATCGTGACGGTGCGGCCGCTTTGCAGATCGAGCGCGTAAAGGCCGTGACAGCGCCGTCCTGGCAAACCGAGGCGGTCGGACGTGATGAGGTCGATTGCGTAGTGATCTTCGAGAAGTGTGATGTTCGGATGACGGCGCACCCGCTCGCTGAGCGTGGCCACTACCGCATGGCCCGTGGCGTCTGCTGCATGAATGATCCGGCGATGGCTATGGCCGCCTTCGCGCGTGAGGTGGAAGCCGAGCTCGGCGGCGTCGTCTTTGGTGAACGGCACGCCTTGCGCGATCAGCCATTCGATCGCGGCACGCCCATGTTCGACGATAAAGCGCGTTGCCGCCTCGTCGCACAGGCCGCCACCGGCGATCAGCGTATCGCTGACGTGATTCTCAATGCTGTCCGCCGAGTCCAGAACCGCCGCGATGCCGCCCTGCGCCCAGTCGCTCGCGCCTTCGGTCATCGATCGCTTGGCGACCACTGCAACGCGCCGGTTCTGCGCAAGATTGAGCGCCACGCTCAACCCCGCCAGACCGCTACCGACAATCGCCACATCGAATTCCATTGCCTACATCTCCGTCTTTCGTTTTGCGTTGACGGCGTGCGATTCGCTCGCCGCTAAAACGAGAAAGGATACGCGCCGCGACGGACGAGGGAAAGCTGGCCGAACGGCATAAGACTGTTCGCGTGGGAGAATATGGAGAGACGGCGACGCAAATGGAGATG contains:
- the nadB gene encoding L-aspartate oxidase codes for the protein MEFDVAIVGSGLAGLSVALNLAQNRRVAVVAKRSMTEGASDWAQGGIAAVLDSADSIENHVSDTLIAGGGLCDEAATRFIVEHGRAAIEWLIAQGVPFTKDDAAELGFHLTREGGHSHRRIIHAADATGHAVVATLSERVRRHPNITLLEDHYAIDLITSDRLGLPGRRCHGLYALDLQSGRTVTIEAPHTVLATGGAGKVYLYTTNPDTATGDGIAMAWRAGCRVSNMEFIQFHPTCLFHPYAKSFLISEAVRGEGGILKLPDGTRFMPNHDERAELAPRDIVARAIDFEIKKRGIDCVYLDISHQPPEFLREHFPTILARCLEFGIDITKEAIPVVPAAHYTCGGVVTDLAGRTDLAGLYAVGETSCTGLHGANRLASNSLLECLVTGRSAAQAIEEEGFSAAVHAPLPDWDESRVSDPDEEVVVAHNWDELRRLMWNYVGIVRTDKRLARAKHRLALLRDEIHEYYANFKVSRDLLELRNLVDVASLIVEGARSRRESRGLHFSRDWPATLPKALPTVLSPEHVRNRNV